The Liolophura sinensis isolate JHLJ2023 chromosome 12, CUHK_Ljap_v2, whole genome shotgun sequence genome segment AATTCACGTTTACTGTGTGAAAACCCGGCATAAGAAAGAAACTCACAACAACCCAGAGGCATTGTTTTTGAGGGctttcgctttttttttttttactttcccTTCAGGCGACCTGTGCCACCATCCGGCAGTGTTACGGCGAGTCCTGGCTTCCTGACGATAGAGTCGAACCACAACTCCGACCAGTTGAGATACAACAGGGGATGCACATCAGGTATAAGCAACATCCGCCACAAAAGCCCAGCgttatatcagtatatatgttatgtatatatgcaagaATACAACAGCTGGTATTGTATTTTCATGACTATTTCGTTGAGCTTGTGTTTAAATGTGTGTTGTTTCTTTATCCTGATGTTTTTATAGTTTTAAGTCGGCCacaaaaactgacagaaatTATTTCATTGCAAATTAATGAAAAGGTCACCAATGTTTGGTACAGGTGCTAGGATACAAGTATTTTGTAGACTGACAAGCCAAATACACCGGGACAGACTGTGGCATTTGATTTACCAGGTACCTGAGGAAAGAAGTCAGTCAATTGACTATAAATTTGCCATGAAGTCAAACCGTGGCCCTTGATAGAAATAGGATTTATTTACGGCCCAGTCCAAGGGACGCAACTGTTGAGGATAGTCAGAACAGAAAGCTGGGAAACTAAATTAATTTTCGAGTTACCTTCATCTTAACATTCATTGATTTAGAGATGTCCTTAAACCTTCAAGTCTTTTACTCAGGCCTCTTAGGTCATTACCAATCGATGCTCTCGATACATTTCTGGCAATCGACATTAAAGAGCAACCTTCAAAATCATACCCAATATTACAGCATCTAggtcaccaaaaaaaaaataataaagaaccAAAATGTGCTAAAtagtttaacttttttttattttaatgaccATTTTCCTTAATTTACGGCGAACATTATCCTGGCATATATACGAAGAACTTTATCATGAGAAACATCCTCCAAAGAAGACGAAATCGACTAGATAATTGAATGCTTCATGTCCGCTGCCCCTGTTTCAGTTTCCTTTCTCTTATTCAACAACTTTGATTTTTAACAGTCGGCTCAATAAACTGGGTTGACGCCACATAAACAATTTGCTCCGTTTGTATGTACCGTTTTCTGCAGTAACCGGAAGAACAGTTTCAAATACGATAcagtatttattaaatatttgtccatatttggtttgtttgttttcagatttcatCCTATTAAAGACAGTGGAATTCGATTTCCTATACAACCCTTCAAAGTGAATGAAGACAACTACCGGAATTGCTCAACCAATGACAGTATTCCAGTCATCAGCAAGGAAAGCGAGGAGGATTTCTTACTGGATGATTCCTTTTTACAAAACGGAGCCAACTATTTCATAGGTAAGCGCCACAATATCTGGCAGCTGGTGTTGTGTgtaggtatgtgtatatattatctCACAGCTGGTGTTGTGTGtgggtatgtgtatatattatctCACAGCTGGTGTTGTGTGTGGGTATGTGTTTATATCATCTGACATCTGGTGTTGTGTGTGGGTATGTGTTTATATCATCTGACATCTGGTGTTGTGTGtgggtatgtgtatatatcatctGACAGCTGGTGTTGTGTGtgggtatgtgtatatatcatctGACAGCTGGtgttgtgtgtgggtgtgtgtatatatcatcAGACAGCTGGTGTTGTGTgtaggtatgtgtatatatcatctGACAGCTGGTGTTGTGTGtgggtatgtgtatatatcatatccCAGCTGGTGTTGTGTGtgggtatgtgtatatattatccGACAGCTGGTGTTGTGTGTgggtatgtgtatattttatctGACAGCTGGTGTTGTGTGTGGGTATGTGTATAGATTATCTCACAGCTGGTGTTGTGTGtgggtatgtgtatatatcatctCCCAGCTGGTGTTGTGTGtgggtatgtgtatatatcatctGACAGCTGGTGTTGTGTGtgggtatgtgtatatatcatatccCAGCTGGTGTTGTGTGtgggtatgtgtatatattatccGACAGCTGGTGTTGTGTGTgggtatgtgtatataccaTCTCCCAGCTGGTGTTGTGTGtgggtatgtgtatatattatctCACAGCTGGTGTTGTgtaggtatgtgtatatatatcatcTGACAGCTGGTGTTGTGTgtaggtatgtgtatatatcatctGACAGCTGGTGTTGTGTGtgggtatgtgtatatatcatccGACAGCTGGTGTAGTGtgtaggtatgtatatatatcatccGACAGCTGGTGTTGTGtgtaggtatgtatatatatcatctGACAGCTCCTGACACCCAGTAGTAATGTGTACGCATGTGTATATGTCATTTGACGGCTCCTGACAGCCAGTAGTCGTGTGCAGGTGTGTGTATGTCAACCGGGCCCGTTTTAGCCAATCGCTTTTTCCCATTCTTTTTTATAAGTGCCTTGTATTGGCATACTTGCATTTTCACTGGGATATTTTTCCGCGTAATGGCGAGTTGCAtcagaggtaaactgacatctGTACCTTTGCAATACATGTGTTCTTCATCACCACCTGCGGACCTCCATGGCATAATGGTTCGCGTGTTAGCgcagacccaggagcctctcaccagtgcagctCATGATTCCTGCCTCTAcagccgtacttgggaaggtctggcagctgCCTACTGATGTTGTACCTCGGATCATTATgctataattgaaatatttatgagtacggtgtaaaatctCGAATtaaatccaatcaaatatattacCAGTTTTCCCGTATCAAATGTACCATATCTTGTCAAAGGCaagaatttatttatcgatttgtgttttacgccgtactcaagaatgttttacttatacgacggcagccagcattgtaaTGTGAcaaaactgggcacagcccgcgAGAAACCACAACCAagaccgcaggttgctggcagactttcccacgtacaggcCGTTTTGGTGACCCAATGGTTAgtgcgtccgcctcgaagtcgggagactcgAGATCAAATCCTGGTCGAGTcatattaaactttaaaaatggtgtttgttgcagcctcgcttggcgctcagcattgagaatTTAGAGCAACCAAACAGGActtgttggcccggtgtcagtataatgtggctgggtggggtgtcatgtctggtctcttcggcatgatgcttcattgGAGGcagcagtatatgtacacacaccaaatgacttcTCGTCGCCGTATAACAAAAATTAAgcacgatgtaaaaccccaagcatacatacatttatactcCCATATACAGCCCACCAAGAGGAACCCACCATGAGTTACAAAGACCAAAATAACCATTAGACTAAACGGCTTAGAACCGAAATACCGAAAAAGTAAATGATTCTACATTAACGTCTTGAAATTATGGAGCTGGTTCTTAGCATTAAGTTTTACACGAGCGCAGTGACTTTCTTCACTTTCTTCAATAAATttgccaacgtcaacctcaaaaATCTATCGTTTTTCGTTTTGGTACCATGCCATACTACCACATGCAGCCTGCATTTTCCTctgaaacatataaaaaaatcaacctGTCATGACCACTTCTTGTTTTAGCTGTACTTGCTGGacgtgaagtcatagcattttgttacctttgtAACCCCATGTGTAGTAACACTGGGCAtatagttttcagttctatccaaaaacaaacaaaaaactgaaatattttaactaGCTGCAAGACAACAGTGTAGAAATTTATGCTGTTTCAACGACCAAAACTGTGTCTGTGGTATttgcagtattatccaatcagtgctctttcactcttcagttcggaggcaaatcgTGGACCCAATTGCCCGAATTGCGTATGTGTAACCTTAAGGAAATCGAACAAGTACATTTCTATTATAAACCATATGAACTATAAACATCGTTGTATTATTCGGAATTATTTCTTTTCAGTTGACATGAACGATGAGCGACTCATACGCTGTATTTTTGGGTTGAGGTTAAAAGTCGTTGTCAAAGAGAATGACTGTTCATTGCACGAGGGGCCACTAACATGCAGTGGAAACGGCCATTGTGTTACCCAAAAACTTGCGGTAGGTTTCTCTAAATGCTGACGTCTTACTTTTCTTATTTTCTCCATGCATCCATAAAACTTCTCTCCGTCGTTTTAAGTCCGCAAAtcttgagtattgcattaaacaataaaaattacTAGATTATGAATTTATAGTAAATTAAGTCAAATGTTTATTATGTCACCGTCGCTGAAGAAATTCATTCAAGTCGATCTCCCTTCATTTCGTTTCTTCAATCTCAATAACAGTCTTTATTCCTTAATATATTCGTGTCAGTGATATGACAACATTGATTTAAATTCCCTTATCGCACACGTTATATAAACTAACCGAAGTTTTGCTTGGTCACCTGAACATCTAATGACAAACTTATCCAATGAAGTACACCTGAAAGCAGGACTACTTGTTAGACTAAGCCATGCCAAGGCTATATGGATGGTCTCGGACCGACATTGGGTCCATGGAGATAAGTTGAAAATCTTAATCAGTCCGTAGCTAGACCGTAGTGATACAGTAACGTACCATGGTGAACTGGATGGTCCATATCTCAACCGGAGGCTCTGAACTGTTCAAAAGATCGGCGAACATCCGGGATGATCCTTGTACCAACACAAGtatttacatacttgtactcaagaatatttcattcatatgatttcagccagcattatggtgggaggaaaccgggcagagcctgggagaaacccatggccatccgcaggttgctgaaagaccttcccacgcacttTTATATATGAATGGACCATAAGACCATCAAATAAGTGCTGTGCTGAAGTGTTCGTGTTGAAAAGCCAAATTTGTATAGTTCCTTCAAGATGTGTTTCAATCACCGCTCCTTGAACAATGAAAGACATCACGTGGCGTCAGTTGTCGCAGAAATGCGACTTTGATTTAGGTCAAACTTCTCTATCCAAATGTTGAGGGAAATGATTGGTTTAGAATGCTGATATTGACCAAGTAGCCCTCACATTTTCACAGATACCGATATTTGTCAGCACCTTATTTACATACttgacaaaacaaacagacgTTGTCTTATCTTTCAGCGGCGTAAAATCGTTAGAAGATGTGATGGAATGAATAGGACACGAATTTCGTCAACCTTATATAAACTTTATGGAattagtttaataaatttgatatattgGGTCACTCGCGGTATATTCTCTATGTCTATTTTGTTGCATTTAAAGTATTATTGcgcttaaaataaaaaagtcgTTCTCTTCATGTTTGGACTGTTACACTAAATAAAAACTTTGGACACTTATGTTTTCATCAGGGCGATTACCACTGCtcttgttgccatggttacacaGGAGACTACTGCGAACTGGTAGATCATTGTGCTGACGAACCGTGCCAAAATGGTGGCAAATGTTCTCTGTACTTCGGACAGAATCCGGAAAAGAATTACTCATGCGAATGCAAGGAAGGTAAGTCTAAGAACATGTACGGTGGCCAATTAATACCACCCGgattttgcaatattttgtacatattgcgcaaacattttttaaaattattgttaaggacaaaatatttattgatatccaAAAGCGATAAAAGAAACAAAGTAAACAGCACTGATTAATTCTAATGTAACTTTTCTCCCCGGTGAGACAAGTTTTCCATTGTTTGATACTTGATATTTCCGAGTATGCTTTATGCGTTGAACACTATAGGCCAcggtcaaaaaataaaaaatatcaactACAGTAAAGCAAATTTAATCTACTCTTTTATTCAGAGCCTGGATACAAATTTGTTGGTGACAGTTGTGAGACGAACatcacgtctctgtgtgacttGAACCCGTGTGAGAACGGCGCCATCTGCCGGGGGAATCTGCAGCGGTACTCTTGCTTCTGCCAACCCGGTTTCTCTGGCCACCACTGTGAGGTGAACATTAACGAGTGTGAGTCCTCACCCTGTGGCAGTGGAATGTGCGTGGATCATGATAACGGCTTCCAGTGCTTCTGTCTCCCAGGTAACCCCCAAAATCGCCAAACCCGATTTGATTGCCTATCCAGCACGTACAGGTATTTGCTTCTCCAGCTACACGGAGGCACTAGCATCCCAAATTAACTTCACAAATTGACTAGTGTGCAGTCACAGTCTGAGGCgcataaacatttcaaaattcaCTAGCCAATCAAGAAGCACAACAACAATCCTCCTCCAAAGAGTCGTTGGTCGCAGCTAAAACAGGAACAGTGTTTGGGTGGGTCGTCTCCAAGTGTTTGGGTGGGTCGTCTCCAAGTGTTTGGGTGGGTCGTCTCAAAGTATTTAAGGTGCTTATGGCGTGTTTGGGTGGGTCGTCTCCAAGTGTTTAACGTGCTTATTTTTCAAGCACTAGGATATATCAAAATCCCTGACATCCACTACTTTATGAGCAATGCTCGTATTACCATTTACGTATGGTATTAGCATGGTAAGGTTCCTCAGTTACTATGGTTTACTATAGCTTTGCGCGCAGACGGCGTGTTTCGTCCACATGATAAAGTGTCGAATATCCTTCAGATAAAACATTAGTGAGCATGACATTTCACCCCAATCAtataaaatcaaattcaaaatactACTTAGATCAGGTTAATTAGCGTTGATCAGTCTTTCAAAGGCTCTGGTCGGATAGACAATAGGCAAAAGCAAACCTTTAAAATTGCTTTACATTTTACCAAACCGGCTGGTATAGCATAGCTCCACAAAACTTCAGTGACGCACCACCGAAGACGGCCCCCCTCACTAGTCATACCCATATCTAATATACGGTTTCTGGCTGCCTACAGATAAAGTATGTATCAATATATCGAAAATTTGAGGTAATGGCGACAAAGAACgtagacaaaacaaaacacactgaCTGTTTCACAGGTTTTGAAGGTTGCTAGGTACAATGTGTAACGGCGGTACTCAGTGGACATACCTGCTGTACTTCTTCCGCAGGTTTTGGCGGAAAACAGTGTCAGATGTGTAACAGCGATACTCACTGACCGTTTCTTCAACTCTTCCACAGGTTTTGGCGGATAGCAGTGGCAGATGTTTAACAGTGATAGTCACTGGCCATTTTTTCGTCTCTTCCACGGGTTTTGGCGGAGAACAGTGAGAGACGTGTAACAGCGGTACTCACTGACCATTTCTTCGACTCTTCCACAGGTTTTGGTGGATAGCAGTGTCAGATGTTTAACAGTGGTAGTCACTGGCCATTTCTTCGTCTCTTCCACAGGTTTTGGCGTAGAACAGTGACAGATGTGTAACACTGATACTCACTGACCGTTTCTTCGTTTCTTCCACAGGTTTTGGCGGAGAACAGTGTCAGATACAGTATAACGAGTGTGTGTCTAATCCTTGTCTGAACGGCGGATTCTGTGTGGACGAGCTGGACAGCTTCCGGTGTGACTGCGGAATGGGTTATAATGGCTCCTTATGTGAACAGAAGGTGAATCTAGTGTGCCTGCGTGAACTTATATCGACTTGTGGACCATGTAATTCTATAGAACGTGTCATTCCTATAACATACCAGATGGTATATGGGTGACCATATATtgatattttgtggaaaattaATACAGAAGGGTATCATCATTTGGAAGGGGAGTGTAATGTCTCGCTAAAGTTCtgaaatttgtaaattctgtATAATTGGCTGCCTGAACAATGTTTATATCTGGTTTAGCAAAGCTTAACGCGTTTGCcttttgtacaaatgtaatacgatttgtatatattttacctACTTAGGGTACAGCCATGGGGCTAGTGGCTATTTCCGTTGCTGCCATTCAAACTTtgaaatgaacatttagaacaaaaccctaaccgAGGTAAATGAGtgcatatttcaccggttacgtgtggccatttccCAACTCCCACACTGTCGCTGCTGCTCTGGGGCCCGTTTTACAAAGGCACGCAGCGTTATCAAGGCGATGTaatacctacagtactggttgccatggaagttgCATGGCTGAGCTGCGCTAGCTTTTTGCAGCGAGCCCCTGGACTTATAGTTTTATATAGTATTTTGTGTTTCAAGCATTCTACGCATGCGAATGTATTAACCGTGTGATAAGGGGTGTTTCGTAATGTTTGTTGAGTAGGTAAGCCCGTGTGCGGATAACCCATGTCGGAACGGTTCTCACGCGGAGTGTGAGGATCACGTGGACAGCTTCACGTGTGTCTGCAAGCCCGGTTATACAGGTAAGGAAGAAATGCTGCTTTCAGAGAGGAATCAACGTATGTTATGCCATTCTAAGATTCTAATAAACTTTACGAACTCAATACAATTAATTGTTAACCATTTATCATAATTTGACATGGCCCTCCGGTGATTGCAAGAGCTGTAACAAATACATCAAGCCGATTAGACCCTATCCCTGCAAGTTAACCAATGACTTCAAAAGCGTTTGtgggcctccgttgctcagttggttagcgcgctagcgcagcgtaatgacccagaagcctctcccCTAtacgtcgctgtgagttcaattccagctcatgctggcttcctctccggccgtaagtgggaaggtgttccagcaacctgcggatagtcgtgggtttcgcccgggctctgcccggtttcctcccaccataatgctggccgctgtcgtataagtgaaatattcttgagtacggcgtaaaacaccaatcaaataaataaataaatcaagtttttCGGCACTGGAACAAGCATTATATTGCAGTGCAGTGTTTAGTTGTTTGAAAGACTATTACCTAATACTGAGTGGTATTACGGCATATGATATGGTTAAAATTCCAGTGAAATTTAGCAGCCGTTGCAGTTGTCCAAtatcaaagtataacagcagaaggcttagttcatatttaatattctgTTAGGCAATTATTTTGGGGCAAATGACTAAATTAAcaacttggcttaaagttaaacctGGTTTTAAGTCTgaagacagttttgaacaaccgggcccaaTTTTTTGTAGTGTTCAGCGCTTTTTCAGTTTGTCTTTTGGCGGCAATAAACAGATTTAATCAGCGAATCTTTCAATCACctaatgtttaatgttttcacaCTCTAGGTTCTCACTGCGAAGTGAACATCAACGAGTGTGAAGAGAACCCGTGTGAAAATGGCGGGACGTGTAAAGACGAGGTCAACGGCTACTCTTGTCTCTGTAGCGATTTCTACTTCGGGGACAGATGTGAAAAACTTGGTAAGTTAATGTTTTCTGCGAAATTATGGAGAAATGACGAAAACATTTGCAGTAGTGTGGTAATCAGCTTTCTAATTATATTTGTCAATGGACATCTTTCACTAAAACTTACTTGCCAAGACCATGGATTCCCATCTTGTTCTGTTCACTGATATTTCAACTGTTGCGTTGGAACCCATCTTTTGTTAGTCACGAGGCTCTGACACTTTGTTTCACCAATAAATATTGCATATTAATGGATTCcatggtttttaaaatgtataaatttcctaacaagtaatacatgtaaattatccgAACAATAACGCAATATTACAAAGCTGATGCACTACAAAACTTTGGATGCTAACAAATACGCTGTGCATGTACAAAAGGTTCTCCGCTGAAACATAacaaggggcataactcttccgtatgggagataactttgtgggtaatgtAAAAGTTGCCTGAGACGGATTTAGAGAATCCAAAAGCATGTTAACGCGACTACATTTAAGGCAGCCATTAGTCAAGAATAACATCTTTCAACAACATTCTTTGCATTTCAGACGAGATCATTCGGCCTAGTCGCCACGGTGGGGCTGGCTTTGAACAGGAGACCTTTGGCATGCACATACACAACCTCTACATCGTGGGCGGAACACTAGGTGGCGCTCTGGTCATCGCGCTCGTTGTGTTGATCACGTGTTACTGCCGTACTCACCGGACGTACGAGACGTTGTCCAGGAGGGCAGGCTATGAGAGACAGACGGAGTAAGAGGATTACGTCACATCTGTATCCATCCTGACTTACCTATACTGTAATAACAAAGGTTGAagttttacagtaaaatttgctTACAGTTTGGTTCCTCCGCTTTTATCTGTAGAAGAAGTGCTCTTTTCTGAACATAAATTTACCGCCAGTTAGTTACATAAGCGATGCACTAGTGAAAGGatataaacaccaataaaatgtgGACGCTTTTTAATGATACAGCTAaaatgagtacatgtaattcGATGGTATACCGGTATAGTAAATAAACAGCAGGTACTTATACCTCTACTGTGTCGTATGTAGATCTGCTTCATTTGTCTTTGTAAAGCATCTCAAAGATCTGGCTGGAAAATTGCCGGTGTGCCGTCAAGCCATTCTTTGTAGAGGATTTACAGCGCTTTTCTCTGTCGTAAAAAATGCtgtttatatatacagaaattatGAGAAGTGTATAATATGTTCTTGTGGATTGTcatcaacagaaaataaaatattctgtaacaTAAAAAAGTTTGGTCTATGGCGACGGATCATTCACATGGTTGGAAATTATCTCAGTTTCAGTGCTGAAAACGAAACGGAAATCGATATTCCCTCAAAATCATTGCAAGAAGTTCGCCTTAAAGTTTGTACTTCCATTTTCCCGCAATTCTTGCATTGGTTGTTTGCGTTTCAAAGTTGACTGAGAACAGGTGTGGTATGACTTACCACAAAAGTTCACAAATTTTTACATTCACGTATGCTTATATGTGTTGCTAGCCTCATTTCCTGACCGAAATCACACTTAGTTACTTTTTTAAGTTTCTccgttttttttctgttgacagTGACTTCCGGTTTGCCTCTCATGACGTCAGTTCCGTTTGCAGGCCGCGACCCTCCATTGACTCGATCTGGGAAGCCACCACTTTGAATTACCACTCAAACCAACTCAACACTCCCGTTGCCAAATCGTTAAAACCGAAGAAAGTTTAAATGTGATAAGATGTAAGATCACGATGTGATAAAAGCTGGGAGTCTGAACACTCATGTAGCATGCGATTTGACGTACATTGTTTCCAAGTGCTAATATGGACTGCTTTTGTTTCTCTGTGGCTAGAATAAGAAATAGTCGACAGAAAAGAGCCCCGAATGACTGGGATTTACATAATTTGTCCACCATCTGACCTTTGACTTCTCGGTATTCCCTCATCCCCACTGACCTATCACAGTCAGATGGTCTGCTACCTTGTCTTTTTTCAAActtgtaaaatgtttcatattaCCTTACAAAAATCTACTTGTATTGGATCTTAACGCTTCTGACTTATACATTCGTTATATTCAGGAGGCATTCGGATCGTTTTTAGACAGTGTCGTTTAGATAGTGGCTTTAGTACACACATATCCAAATCGAGTGAACAGAGGGGTGGGGGTAATTTTGCGAGCTTTATGCTTTGTTACACAGGATAAAGTACCATACCTTAGGATGAGTCTAAGGTAGACTCATACGAAGCAGGCGTTATTATCAATAGATCTGCTTCATTACATACATCGGCATAATCACAGTTAACACACCCTATAGCCTACTCACTTTTCACATTGCGTTAGattattactttttttcaaTTCTTCTTTACCTTAAAACGCAGCTTATATTTCGTTTTTTTATGGTGGTTTTTTCTTAtcagattttgtattttactgtgtaatgttttcaaaacaggCTTTTTTACCCATCGTATATGATAagtgtgtacataaatacaaatacatatattaaccTTCTTTCATGCTCATTTGTTTGTAATTGTACGCATATAATGTGGTGATGGTCATTCATCTGCGCcatttccatatacatgtaagtatgtatacTAAGTTATCACGGCTTTTCATTGCTTACGTCAGCGTTATCGGGTGGGAATTTCCCTTTTGCTCAAGTGAAAGAGTCCAGAATGTCAGAAGTGGACGCGCGAGTTCAAAACCCGGTGTAACTCACACTGTACATCCAAGTACCATTCAAGCATTACAACCGGGTAACGGTAGGTTTGATGTCTTCATAATCAGGTTCTTGTTAATGGCATCATTCAGGACCATGATAGAAaaggaaatgtttatttttgaagtgggtgtttatattataatattaataacATTATCCCATTATTCCGTTTTATTGTCTTACATGTTTTTGGTTGCTTATTAACCCACGTAAAGGTTAAAGGCAAAACGATTTAATTGGAGTATGAATAAAAACCGATAGTTCAGCCTTATGAACGTAGTTAATAGTTTTATATCCCTGGCTTACAGAAAATGTCTTTAAACATCAgtgtccagtttcacaaagcggtgtTTTTTCGTACTATTGTCCTACATGTGCgtttagcatacatgtacgacatctttgcgAAACTTGGTCGTGGTTCTCCACCTCCCGAGAATGATTTGCCAGATTTCAGTGAACCTGCTCTAAAGAAAGAACATTTGAAACAATGTGAACGATGCATGTTAATGATAGGTTGTATGAGAGGTGTGTATTTTCCCAAGTGGCTGTCGCCAGTAATCTAGACCCCATTCTTCCACAATCATGCAACGgttttactatacatgtacaaacaaggCGAAGAGTGTCCAAAGATGAACCTCACCCATAGTCGATACAAAGTCCACAATAAGAAAGCGACATGGAAAATGTTCAGTAACATAACTCGCTTTAAAAACTAAATCACGTCGTTATTCGTAAACATGACTATCCATAAAAGTGAATCACACTGACGTCCATAATGAGTCCTTGGCCAAATGCTTGCATAATTGACTTTAAGTCATCATGTGCATGCGTATGCAATTTGTAATGGACGGTTACCACTTTTCCTTTATGAATGATCTTTCACTTTTCCTGTATGACTGACATTTAACTTTTCCTGTATGACTGACATTTAACTTTTCTGTATGAATGA includes the following:
- the LOC135479267 gene encoding fibropellin-1-like, translating into MQKYNGRRMFTLCGYLLGCFALTFGQNPWPNCSVPERSLVWDDSLTGSTVTVEWAYGKATCATIRQCYGESWLPDDRVEPQLRPVEIQQGMHIRFHPIKDSGIRFPIQPFKVNEDNYRNCSTNDSIPVISKESEEDFLLDDSFLQNGANYFIVDMNDERLIRCIFGLRLKVVVKENDCSLHEGPLTCSGNGHCVTQKLAGDYHCSCCHGYTGDYCELVDHCADEPCQNGGKCSLYFGQNPEKNYSCECKEEPGYKFVGDSCETNITSLCDLNPCENGAICRGNLQRYSCFCQPGFSGHHCEVNINECESSPCGSGMCVDHDNGFQCFCLPGFGGEQCQIQYNECVSNPCLNGGFCVDELDSFRCDCGMGYNGSLCEQKVSPCADNPCRNGSHAECEDHVDSFTCVCKPGYTGSHCEVNINECEENPCENGGTCKDEVNGYSCLCSDFYFGDRCEKLDEIIRPSRHGGAGFEQETFGMHIHNLYIVGGTLGGALVIALVVLITCYCRTHRTYETLSRRAGYERQTDDFRFASHDVSSVCRPRPSIDSIWEATTLNYHSNQLNTPVAKSLKPKKV